A genomic window from Balaenoptera acutorostrata chromosome 20, mBalAcu1.1, whole genome shotgun sequence includes:
- the SLFN12 gene encoding ribonuclease SLFN12: MASRKMTVRVVLDTNYAELVLDVGKVTFGEKNRKKMKDCQLRRKQNENVSQSVVALLNSGGGVCRAEIENENYSYEKDGIGLDLENSFANIVSFVSKYLDFMQQGKYFLIFVKSWSSETSGLRIATLSSNLYKRDITSVKVMNATAALEFLKDRLETGEGFSLIPKSPPKRYHFDVQEESSMKALAADFFNRMQLRYGEKLTFTESTHVEMKDYSTEKLLQRIKEILPQYVSAFANTHGGYLFIGLSEEKQEVTGFKAEKSDLDKIEKEIEQCISKFPVYHFCIEKKKINYSCKFLEVYDEGSLCGYVCALKIELFCCAVFAKKPNSWHVKDNQVMQLTVEEWGQLMLDPEPNFSRLFEEMNLQQSMLSPIPLDWPRYKYKNLESQEQRYHLTVCGILVTGPKIEPMTPAVEAQS; the protein is encoded by the exons ATGGCTTCTAGGAAAATGACCGTCCGTGTTGTTTTGGACACTAACTATGCTGAGCTGGTTCTAGATGTGGGAAAAGTCACTTTCGGggagaagaatagaaaaaaaatgaaagattgtCAACTGAGAAGAAAGCAGAATGAAAACGTCTCACAATCTGTGGTTGCTTTGCTGAATTCTGGAGGGGGCGTGTGCAGGGCTGAAATTGAGAATGAAAACTATAGTTATGAAAAAGATGGAATAGGAttagatttggaaaattcttttgCCAATATTGTTTCGTTTGTTTCTAAATACTTAGACTTTATGCAGCAaggtaaatattttctgatttttgtcaAATCGTGGAGCTCAGAAACCTCTGGGTTGAGGATTGCCACCTTGAGCTCCAATTTGTACAAAAGAGATATAACCTCTGTAAAAGTAATGAATGCTACCGCTGCACTGGAATTCCTCAAAGACAGGTTAGAAACTGGAGAGGGATTTTCTTTAATACCTAAATCACCTCCAAAGAGGTACCATTTTGATGTACAAGAAGAAAGTAGCATGAAGGCCTTGGCTGCTGACTTTTTTAATAGGATGCAACTCAGGTACGGAGAAAAACTCACCTTTACTGAATCCACACATGTTGAAATGAAAGACTACTCAACAGAAAAGCTGTTACAACGCATTAAAGAGATTCTCCCTCAATACGTTTCTGCATTTGCAAATACTCATGGGGgctatttgtttattggtttaagtgaagaaaaacaagaagTAACTGGCTTTAAAGCAGAGAAGAGTGACCTTGAcaagatagaaaaagaaatagaacaatgCATTAGCAAGTTTCCTGTCTATCATTTCTGTATAGAGAAGAAGAAGATAAATTATTCATGCAAATTCCTTGAAGTATATGATGAAGGAAGTCTTTGTGGATATGTCTGTGCGCTCAAAATAGAGCTATTCTGTTGTGCGGTGTTTGCCAAAAAGCCGAATTCCTGGCATGTGAAAGATAATCAAGTGATGCAGCTGACCGTGGAGGAATGGGGCCAATTAATGCTGGATCCTGAACCAA atttttccagGTTATTTGAAGAGATGAACCTTCAACAAAGTATGTTATCACCTATACCCCTAGATTGGCCTCGGTATAAATATAAGAATTTGGAAAGTCAGGAGCAGAGATATCACCTTACAG